The genomic segment AATTTCCCTCAGGCTGTTGAGCTTGCTCGTGAACATGATGAGAAGGTCATCGTGGAATCTGAGATCGTGGGCGCTGAGGTGGAATGTGGCGTGCTGCAGTACCCAGATGGCCGCATCATCGCATCCGTTCCAGCTCTGCTCTCTGGTACAGAATCAGGCGCTGGTGGATTCTATGACTTTGACACCAAGTACCTAGACAACGTTGTCACTGCAGAGATCCCTGCTCCACTTGATGAAAAGACCACTGAGTTGATTCAGTCGCTCGCTGTGGAATCTTTCCAGGCGTTGGCATGTGAAGGCCTTGCTCGTGTGGATTTCTTTGTTACCGCCAATGGCCCCGTGCTTAATGAAATCAACACCATGCCAGGATTTACCCCAATTTCCATGTACCCACAGATGTTTGCTGCCTCTGGTGTCTCTTATGAGGAATTGCTTGATGTGCTGGTACAGCAAGCAGTACACCGTGGCACCGTCTAAGAACAGCGCATAAAAATATCGCCCCCACCGCACAAAGAGCGGGAGGGCGATATTTTTATGCCTTATTCAGCTGGAATAGCATCTTCAATGAACCCAGAAATGGTGATCAAAGAAGAAGCTGCAGCCTGTGGCAGATCTACTGCAGTATCAGTTTCTCGACCCAAGGCGTACCAGGTGGATGATGTCGTGCCAGAGGCAAGCAAAGTGTCCTCAAACCACGGGATGCCATCAATTTGCTGGAGCATGGCACCAGCCGCATAGTTTTCAGAAGGGGCAACGCCACAACGAATCACAATCGGCTCCAAGCCCGGCGCGTCCCAGGCGAAGGCATCGGCAGTATATCCAGCGGACTTCATACGGGCATCATCGATGCGGTTGTATGTTGTGCCATCTTCGCCGCCGACCTTGAGTTGCTGAGGGAGGGCGTCGAAAAGCGTTGTGCATGATTGAGGGCTGCTTGCTGAAGCAAGCGTGACAAGGGGGGCGTCGAAAGGCGTGCCTTCGCGCTGCTCTAGTTGCGCTACTGCCGTGCTGAATGGGGCAACTGGGTTGTCAGCGTTTCCGGTGCTGGTGTCATCGGCGGTGATCGCGACGACAGGGAAGCGGTTGACGGAATACCAGGTCTGGAGGGAGGAACCTGGGGTCATATCGGAAATCGGCAGCCAGGTGGTGCCCTCTACCTCAACGGTGTTGGCCAGTGCGGAGTATTGGAAAGGCATATCCACACCGCAGCGCAGCGTGACGCGTTCTAATTCAGTGGTGGACCAGGCTGCCGCGCCGGGAGGAACTGGATCCATGATGGCTGCGCGGGTGTGCCCGAAAGCTTCGTTGGGTAGTGCTTCTACCAAGGCTGCGCATTCTGCGGAGTCTGCTTCGGCTGCGGGGAGTGCACTCATTGCGATTTGTTGCTGGCCGGCGGGGCCTAAGAGGACGCGGGCGCCGACAAGCACCGCCAGCACCAAAACAATAGACAAAATTAGGGCAATAATCATGGGGGTTTTGTTGATTTCCCCGGTGGCTGGTTGACCAGCGCTGTTCACGGCACTCATGTGTCCTGAGCCTACCTGTGGGGCGATAGACTAGAAAAATACTGACCAAAACCCAAGGAGTTGACATTGGTGTATTCACTGACGTTCCCCGATTCGCTAAGTGACGGACCCACCGTTGGAGATCTTGGGGAGTTTGAAGTGATTCGGGTGATCACAGAGCAAGCTGGATCTGCACTCAACGGTGATGATGCGGCGGTGTTGCGGCATGCATCGCCTAATTCTCGGGCGGTGGTGACCACGGATATGTTGGTTGCGGGTCGGCATTTCCAATTGGATTGGTCTACGCCTGAGCAGATTGGGCAAAAGGCTATTGTGCAAAACTTTGCCGATATTGAGGCCATGGGTGCGCGTCCGGTAGCGGTGTTATTGGCTATTTCTGCGCCGTCTTATACTCCGGTGGAGTTTGTGCGCGGGTTGGCTAGGGGTATGAATCAACGCTTGGAGGAATACTCCGCTGAGCTCGTTGGTGGCGATATCACTGGTGGGGATTCCCTCGTGGTGTCTGTGACTGCGATTGGGCAATTAGGCGGTTCGCTTCCAGAACTGACATTGGGGCGTGCACGTCCTGGCCAAAGCGTAGTGGCCCATGGCCGGATTGGTTATTCCGCAGCCGGTCTTGCCTTGTTGCAACATTTTGGCCCCGATAAGGTGCCAGCGCATCTTCGCCCTCTCGTTGATGCCCATTGCGCTCCTGTGCTTAGTCCAGGCCGCGGCATGGTTGCGCGCGCTACGGGCGCAACTGCCATGACAGATAACTCTGATGGATTGATCGTGGATCTTTCACAAATGGCTAAAAAATCTGGTGTGCGCATCGATGTGGATTCCTCCAGCATTGGCCCTGATGAACTACTCAGCGAAGCAGCCTCCGTATTGGGCACTGATGCATGGCGGTGGATCTTAAGCGGTGGGGAAGACCACACCCTATTATCCACCACCTTTGGTGATGCTCCCTCCGGCTTTAGGACGATTGGCAAAGTCACCAAATCTCGCCTTGATGATCTTGTCACCGTGGATAAGAAAACACCTGCCTACTCTGATGGTTGGAGGAGTTTTTAAACACCATGACCACTGAAACCCTGTGGAGCTCCATCGATGAGCTACCCATCCACGATTCCTGGAAGCCCGTTTTAAAACCAGTAGAAGACACCATCATTGGCATCGGCGCCTACCTGGTTCAAGAAGTCCAAGAAGGCCGAGGATTTCTTCCAGCCCAAGAAGATATCTTCAAAGCCTTTAGCTATCCTTTTGAATCAGTAAAAGTGCTGATCATGGGACAAGATCCCTATCCCACCCCAGGCCATGCCATGGGCTTGAGCTTTTCCACCCAACCAGGGGTTCGGCCACTGCCACGCAGCTTGAACAATATCTTCAAAGAGCTAAGCAGCGACATTGGCAGCGCAGTATCCGAGGCCGCATCCGCTGACACATCCTCCAACGCAGACAATGCAGCTAGAGAAAACCAGCAAGGCACCTTAGACCTCGGCCTCACAGCCATCCCAGTTACCTCGGAGGCTACTCCCGCACAACAGCTGCCTGTGGACGGCGACCTGAGAGCCTGGAGTAACCAAGGTGTCGCACTATTTAACCGCGTCCTTACGGTTTCTCCTGGACAAGCAGGAAGCCATAAAGGCAAAGGCTGGGAAATCGTGACAGAACAAGCCATCACCGCCCTAGCCCAAAGACCACAGCCACTGGTCGCCATCCTGTGGGGTAAACAAGCCCAAGAAGTACAGAAATTCTTAGGCGATACTCCCACTATTTGCTCGGTACACCCCTCGCCACTATCGGCATCACGCGGTTTTTTCGGCTCGAAGCCATTTAGTCAAGCGAACGAAATTTTAGACAACCTCGGTACCACCAAGATCAACTGGCAACTGTAAGGTATGTGATTATGTCCAGTTCCGAAAGCTCGCAACCTGAACACCGTGTCCTACCACTTGAAATGGACGGCACCGGAGTTCTTGAATGGGCTCGAACTGCCGTAGAGCAGCTTTCGGAACGCCGCGCAGAAATCAATGCACTCAATGTTTTTCCCGTTCCGGATGCAGATACCGGTTCGAATATGGCATACACCATGACTGCTGCGTTAGATGAAGCAGTAAAGCTGGAGGATACGGATAACGTAGCCCGCATTACTGAAGCACTGGCTGTAGGTTCTGTCCGAGGCGCCCGGGGTAACTCTGGCGTTGTCCTGAGCCAAGT from the Corynebacterium crudilactis genome contains:
- a CDS encoding DUF3515 domain-containing protein, encoding MSAVNSAGQPATGEINKTPMIIALILSIVLVLAVLVGARVLLGPAGQQQIAMSALPAAEADSAECAALVEALPNEAFGHTRAAIMDPVPPGAAAWSTTELERVTLRCGVDMPFQYSALANTVEVEGTTWLPISDMTPGSSLQTWYSVNRFPVVAITADDTSTGNADNPVAPFSTAVAQLEQREGTPFDAPLVTLASASSPQSCTTLFDALPQQLKVGGEDGTTYNRIDDARMKSAGYTADAFAWDAPGLEPIVIRCGVAPSENYAAGAMLQQIDGIPWFEDTLLASGTTSSTWYALGRETDTAVDLPQAAASSLITISGFIEDAIPAE
- a CDS encoding thiamine-phosphate kinase, which translates into the protein MVYSLTFPDSLSDGPTVGDLGEFEVIRVITEQAGSALNGDDAAVLRHASPNSRAVVTTDMLVAGRHFQLDWSTPEQIGQKAIVQNFADIEAMGARPVAVLLAISAPSYTPVEFVRGLARGMNQRLEEYSAELVGGDITGGDSLVVSVTAIGQLGGSLPELTLGRARPGQSVVAHGRIGYSAAGLALLQHFGPDKVPAHLRPLVDAHCAPVLSPGRGMVARATGATAMTDNSDGLIVDLSQMAKKSGVRIDVDSSSIGPDELLSEAASVLGTDAWRWILSGGEDHTLLSTTFGDAPSGFRTIGKVTKSRLDDLVTVDKKTPAYSDGWRSF
- a CDS encoding uracil-DNA glycosylase → MTTETLWSSIDELPIHDSWKPVLKPVEDTIIGIGAYLVQEVQEGRGFLPAQEDIFKAFSYPFESVKVLIMGQDPYPTPGHAMGLSFSTQPGVRPLPRSLNNIFKELSSDIGSAVSEAASADTSSNADNAARENQQGTLDLGLTAIPVTSEATPAQQLPVDGDLRAWSNQGVALFNRVLTVSPGQAGSHKGKGWEIVTEQAITALAQRPQPLVAILWGKQAQEVQKFLGDTPTICSVHPSPLSASRGFFGSKPFSQANEILDNLGTTKINWQL